The proteins below come from a single Flavobacterium lindanitolerans genomic window:
- a CDS encoding glycosyltransferase produces MDFELTIIIPVYNEEDNLLRVQQELSGFMLHAKKKAKVLFVNDGSKDTSQKIIEEICSNTDAFEFISFDKNYGLSAAIKAGFDTANTSWVGYIDADLQTDPMDFNILLEYADSYELVTGVRANRKDSFVKNLSSKIANGIRRAFTHDGMDDTGCPLKIIRTDVAKKIPMFNGLHRFLPAMVLLQNGRIRQVPVKHFPRIAGVSKFHLWNRLIGPLQDCFAYLWMKKKYLNYTINRKG; encoded by the coding sequence ATGGACTTTGAGCTTACAATTATAATCCCTGTTTATAATGAAGAGGACAACCTCTTAAGGGTACAACAGGAACTGTCCGGTTTTATGCTACACGCCAAAAAAAAAGCAAAAGTACTTTTCGTTAATGACGGTTCTAAAGACACTAGTCAAAAAATCATAGAAGAGATTTGTAGTAATACGGATGCTTTTGAATTTATTTCTTTTGATAAAAATTATGGCCTTAGTGCAGCCATAAAGGCCGGATTTGATACGGCCAATACTTCCTGGGTAGGTTATATTGATGCCGACCTGCAAACTGACCCTATGGATTTCAATATTCTTTTGGAATATGCAGACAGTTATGAACTGGTAACCGGTGTGCGTGCTAACCGCAAAGATTCTTTTGTCAAAAATCTTTCGTCTAAAATTGCTAATGGAATACGTCGTGCATTTACACATGATGGTATGGACGATACGGGTTGTCCTCTAAAAATTATCCGTACGGATGTAGCCAAAAAAATCCCCATGTTCAACGGCCTGCATCGCTTCCTGCCAGCTATGGTATTACTACAAAATGGCAGAATCAGGCAAGTGCCCGTCAAACATTTCCCCAGAATAGCCGGTGTATCCAAATTTCATCTTTGGAACAGATTAATAGGTCCCTTACAAGATTGCTTTGCCTATTTGTGGATGAAGAAAAAATACCTCAACTACACTATAAACCGTAAAGGATGA
- a CDS encoding NAD-dependent epimerase/dehydratase family protein — MRMLVTGAAGFIGSHLAERLQGLGHETIGFDNFSSYYAPELKELNAGILQDKGIVVHTLDLRDSNALADRTPDFDYIFHLAAQPGISTDCTFEDYLSNNFVATKNVIDFALRCKNLKLFVNIATSSIYGLQASFDEEKVPEPVSFYGVTKLAAEELVLAASREHKIKACSLRLYSVYGPRERPEKLYSKLIAAAFSGEVFPLYEGSGSHLRSFTYVQDIIDGIVSVIGKESQVDSQIINIGTEEEHTTQQGIDAIEKITGKKIRIESVAPRPGDQIRTHAVIGKARKLLGYNPATSFEDGLRAQVEWYTTYFACEETP, encoded by the coding sequence ATGCGAATGCTCGTTACAGGAGCCGCAGGCTTCATCGGATCACATTTGGCCGAAAGATTGCAAGGTCTGGGTCATGAAACGATAGGTTTTGATAATTTTTCAAGCTATTATGCTCCCGAACTGAAAGAGCTGAATGCGGGAATACTTCAAGACAAAGGTATAGTCGTGCATACCTTAGACCTTAGGGATAGTAACGCATTAGCTGATAGGACACCGGACTTTGACTACATTTTCCATCTGGCAGCGCAGCCGGGCATTTCAACCGATTGTACTTTTGAAGATTATCTTTCCAATAATTTTGTCGCAACTAAAAATGTGATTGATTTTGCACTGCGTTGTAAAAACCTGAAACTTTTTGTGAATATAGCTACATCTTCTATCTATGGATTACAGGCTTCTTTTGATGAAGAAAAAGTACCGGAACCCGTTTCTTTTTATGGCGTTACAAAACTGGCAGCGGAAGAACTGGTTTTGGCGGCAAGCAGGGAACATAAAATTAAGGCCTGTTCTTTGCGGCTTTATTCTGTATATGGACCGAGAGAAAGACCTGAAAAATTGTATAGCAAACTTATAGCAGCTGCTTTTTCCGGAGAAGTATTTCCGCTGTATGAAGGCAGCGGTTCGCATTTGAGAAGTTTTACCTATGTTCAGGATATTATTGATGGTATTGTCAGTGTCATAGGAAAAGAGTCTCAGGTAGACAGTCAGATTATCAATATTGGTACTGAGGAAGAACATACCACGCAGCAAGGCATTGATGCTATAGAAAAAATTACTGGAAAAAAAATAAGGATTGAATCCGTGGCACCACGTCCCGGTGACCAGATTCGTACACATGCCGTAATTGGTAAGGCAAGAAAACTGCTAGGCTATAATCCCGCAACTTCTTTCGAAGACGGGCTAAGGGCGCAGGTAGAGTGGTATACCACCTATTTTGCCTGTGAAGAAACACCATAG
- a CDS encoding KTSC domain-containing protein, producing the protein MKRIVEHRKLLGVDKTVTLKELKTIYRNTMKDSHPDKFVDDEAGRLEAEEKSKSVIEAYHFLVSINPETQERYREEYEETTSKSNIHDFYYEKQILVIQHLDGNSYEYIGVPRNTYIKMVNAESPSRFARRHIYGSFIYRKAGVMAED; encoded by the coding sequence ATGAAAAGAATTGTTGAGCACAGAAAGCTTTTGGGAGTTGACAAGACCGTAACGCTAAAAGAATTAAAAACCATCTACAGAAATACTATGAAGGATTCGCATCCGGATAAGTTTGTAGATGATGAAGCCGGAAGATTGGAAGCAGAGGAAAAGAGCAAATCGGTTATTGAAGCCTATCACTTTTTGGTAAGTATCAATCCGGAAACCCAGGAGCGTTACCGTGAGGAATATGAGGAAACTACTTCCAAGTCTAATATCCATGATTTTTATTATGAGAAGCAGATTTTGGTAATCCAGCATTTGGATGGGAATTCATACGAATATATTGGCGTACCAAGAAACACGTATATCAAAATGGTTAATGCAGAATCGCCAAGCCGTTTTGCCAGAAGACATATTTACGGCAGCTTTATTTACAGAAAAGCAGGCGTTATGGCAGAAGATTAA